In a single window of the Drosophila miranda strain MSH22 chromosome XL, D.miranda_PacBio2.1, whole genome shotgun sequence genome:
- the LOC117187009 gene encoding ultraviolet-B receptor UVR8-like translates to MHVSLSLVGRHFWSKDQSNAFLFEEDVRQLAVGWTHNAALLRNNEILMWGRNCYGQLGTGSISEQQAVPQPLSLRLPDGQTPARVHMGAEHGLLRTTAGEIYTWGWNEHGNCGNNSTENVCSPTLVEIPGRVKLAGAGSGFCYAISESSVN, encoded by the exons ATGCATGT CTCTTTGAGTTTGGTGGGGCGGCATTTCTGGTCAAAAGACCAGTCCAACGCCTTCCTCTTCGAGGAGGACGTGCGGCAGCTGGCCGTCGGCTGGACCCACAATGCGGCGCTGCTCCGCAACAACGAGATCCTCATGTGGGGCCGCAACTGCTACGGACAGCTGGGCACGGGCTCGATCAGCGAGCAGCAGGCGGTGCCCCAGCCACTGAGCCTCCGACTGCCCGACGGCCAGACGCCTGCTCGCGTGCACATGGGGGCAGAGCACGGCCTGCTGCGGACTACAGCCGGCGAGATCTACACCTGGGGCTGGAACGAGCACGGAAACTGTGGCAACAACAGTACAGAGAATGT ATGCAGCCCTACACTCGTGGAAATCCCGGGACGCGTGAAGTTGGCCGGAGCTGGCTCGGGCTTCTGTTACGCCATTTCCGAGTCGtctgttaattaa